A section of the Candidatus Caldatribacterium sp. genome encodes:
- a CDS encoding DUF134 domain-containing protein yields MPRPHCPRRIGWFPRVWCFYPGGVSENPEEVVLTLDELEAIRLSDLEGLYQEEAAQRMGISRPTFGRILEAARRKVAEALVLGKTLRIEGGPVYHEEIPLPPHRCRCRWGWEEKRR; encoded by the coding sequence ATGCCGCGACCACATTGTCCAAGAAGAATCGGCTGGTTTCCGAGAGTATGGTGCTTCTACCCGGGAGGGGTTTCAGAGAATCCCGAAGAGGTCGTTCTCACTCTTGACGAGCTTGAAGCAATCCGGCTCTCGGATCTTGAAGGTCTCTACCAGGAAGAGGCGGCGCAAAGGATGGGGATATCCCGTCCGACCTTTGGCCGAATTCTTGAGGCTGCCCGTCGAAAGGTTGCAGAAGCACTTGTCCTGGGGAAAACTCTTCGGATTGAGGGAGGACCTGTGTACCACGAGGAAATCCCCCTGCCCCCGCACCGATGCCGGTGTCGATGGGGGTGGGAAGAGAAGAGGAGGTGA
- a CDS encoding NifB/NifX family molybdenum-iron cluster-binding protein — MEKRVVVPVEEPKDMASCVSEHFGRSPHFAVVTLNEDGGILQVEFLPNQGEHFGGGSHTHDWVFELRPHAIITRGMGRKALERFKGAGIPVFFTDGKTLKDAISAFSEGRLEEFATSDKATPCCYKKEKPMQ; from the coding sequence ATGGAAAAGCGGGTTGTGGTTCCGGTTGAAGAACCAAAAGACATGGCGTCCTGCGTCTCTGAGCACTTCGGACGCTCCCCACACTTTGCAGTTGTTACACTCAACGAGGACGGGGGAATCCTCCAGGTAGAATTCCTCCCCAACCAGGGGGAGCACTTTGGTGGTGGTAGCCACACCCACGATTGGGTCTTTGAGCTTCGTCCCCATGCCATCATTACCCGAGGAATGGGCAGAAAGGCGCTCGAGCGTTTCAAAGGCGCCGGTATCCCTGTCTTCTTCACCGATGGTAAGACCTTAAAAGATGCCATCAGCGCATTCTCTGAGGGACGGCTCGAGGAATTCGCCACTTCTGATAAGGCCACGCCATGCTGCTACAAGAAGGAAAAACCCATGCAGTAG
- a CDS encoding MBL fold metallo-hydrolase: MARLTVLYDNAALSSYLLASHGFSCLVEEKERVLFDTGESGPLLFKNMELLGIDPCSISSVVISHEHYDHIGGLWHFLSCNPKVTVYILPSFSEETKERIWKMGAKVVEAENPRQITDSVSTTGEVQGPVPEQGLFVAGRRGVLLLGGCCHPGPVAMLERAQSLGKRVSGFLGGLHLSFAREEEIEKTLKTMKAQGVEVIAPTHCTGFFAIELARSLWADGYIPCGVGTQLSW, translated from the coding sequence TTGGCAAGACTTACCGTGCTCTACGACAACGCTGCGCTCTCTTCGTACCTTCTTGCCTCCCATGGCTTTTCCTGCCTTGTGGAGGAAAAAGAGCGGGTCCTTTTTGATACTGGCGAGAGCGGTCCCCTCCTCTTCAAAAACATGGAGCTTTTGGGAATCGACCCCTGTTCCATCTCTTCTGTAGTCATTTCCCATGAACACTACGATCACATCGGAGGGCTCTGGCACTTTCTCTCTTGTAATCCTAAAGTGACCGTCTACATCCTCCCCTCCTTTTCTGAAGAAACCAAGGAGCGCATCTGGAAAATGGGGGCAAAGGTGGTCGAGGCTGAAAATCCTCGGCAAATCACAGACTCCGTATCAACCACCGGCGAGGTCCAGGGACCGGTGCCGGAACAGGGGCTTTTTGTTGCAGGAAGAAGAGGGGTGCTCCTCCTTGGGGGATGCTGCCATCCAGGACCGGTCGCCATGCTCGAAAGGGCCCAATCCCTGGGCAAGAGGGTTTCGGGTTTCCTCGGGGGCCTTCACCTTTCCTTTGCTCGAGAGGAAGAAATTGAAAAGACCCTTAAAACCATGAAAGCCCAAGGAGTGGAAGTGATAGCCCCCACCCATTGTACAGGCTTTTTTGCCATAGAACTTGCCCGTTCCCTGTGGGCGGATGGATACATCCCTTGCGGGGTAGGAACGCAACTTTCCTGGTAG
- a CDS encoding Mrp/NBP35 family ATP-binding protein has protein sequence MSRYSRIGKIFAVMSGKGGVGKSTVSALLACEFARRGKRVGIMDTDLTGPSIPTMFGVEKERPEVLNPGIFPVRTRILNIEVMSLNLLLEEPDQPVIWRGPLLSKAIQELWEETIWSDPEILVLDLPPGTGDIPLTILQTIPLTGVVIVSSPQDLALLVVRKAIHMVEELKKPIVGILENMSYIICPHCKGKIALFGKEKGSLVAAQLSLPFLGSLPQDPELARRCDEGTIEEYENEALSAIAAEILKE, from the coding sequence ATGAGCCGTTACAGCCGCATCGGGAAGATTTTTGCCGTAATGAGTGGTAAGGGTGGAGTAGGAAAGAGCACGGTTTCAGCCCTCTTGGCCTGTGAGTTTGCCCGAAGAGGAAAAAGGGTCGGTATCATGGATACCGACCTTACCGGACCGAGCATTCCAACCATGTTTGGTGTGGAGAAGGAAAGACCGGAGGTACTCAATCCAGGCATTTTCCCGGTGAGAACCAGAATCCTGAACATAGAGGTGATGTCTCTCAACCTCCTCCTTGAAGAGCCGGATCAGCCGGTTATCTGGCGTGGTCCGCTCCTCAGCAAGGCCATACAGGAACTGTGGGAGGAGACCATCTGGAGCGACCCAGAAATTCTCGTTCTCGATCTACCTCCAGGCACAGGAGACATACCCTTGACTATTCTGCAGACTATACCCCTGACGGGGGTGGTTATTGTCTCCTCACCCCAGGACTTAGCTCTCCTTGTGGTTCGAAAAGCCATCCACATGGTAGAAGAGCTAAAGAAACCCATCGTGGGTATTTTGGAAAACATGAGCTACATTATCTGCCCCCACTGTAAGGGGAAAATCGCCCTCTTCGGCAAGGAAAAGGGGTCTCTGGTTGCCGCCCAGCTCTCCCTTCCTTTCCTTGGAAGCCTTCCACAAGATCCAGAACTTGCAAGACGTTGTGACGAAGGTACCATCGAGGAATACGAGAACGAGGCGCTCTCAGCAATCGCGGCAGAGATACTTAAGGAGTAG